One Anser cygnoides isolate HZ-2024a breed goose chromosome 4, Taihu_goose_T2T_genome, whole genome shotgun sequence genomic region harbors:
- the PPM1K gene encoding protein phosphatase Mn(2+)-dependent 1K: protein MSTAALIHLVRKGGYQVRRALLTSRLLQDEKRPTVECYSSTSERRASRFDPDGSGRPATWDTFGIWDNRIDEPILLPPSIKYGTPIPKVSLSNVGCASHIGKRKENEDRFDYAQLTEDVLYFAVYDGHGGVAAADFCAKNMEKYIKEFLAQEENLENVLNNAFLEINNAYERHAHLSADATLMNSGTTATVALLQDGIQLVVASVGDSRALLCRKGKAMKLTIDHTPERKEEKERIRKSGGFVAWNSLGQPHVNGRLAMTRSIGDLDLKNSGVIAQPETKRVQLHHADDSFLVLTTDGINFMVNSQEICDFINQCHDPAEAAHVVTEQAMQFGTEDNSTVVIVPFGAWGKYKNGEINFSFSRSFASSGRWA from the exons ATGTCAACTGCTGCTTTAATCCATTTGGTAAGAAAGGGAGGGTATCAAGTACGGAGAGCCCTGCTGACGTCCCGCCTCTTGCAAGACGAGAAGCGTCCGACAGTTGAGTGCTACAGTTCCACCTCTGAACGACGTGCGTCCCGCTTCGATCCAGATGGGAGTGGGCGACCCGCCACATGGGACACCTTTGGCATCTGGGACAATCGCATTGACGAACCTATTCTCCTCCCACCAAGCATAAAGTATGGGACGCCAATTCCCAAAGTCAGCCTGAGCAACGTGGGCTGTGCTAGCCATATTGGCAAGCGGAAGGAAAACGAAGACCGCTTTGATTATGCTCAGCTGACAGAGGATGTCCTGTACTTTGCAGTTTACGATGGACATGGCGGCGTGGCGGCAGCAGACTTCTGTGCTaagaacatggaaaaatatatcAA agaATTTCTTGCTCAGGAGGAAAACTTGGAAAACGTTTTGAACAATGCTTTTCTAGAAATAAACAATGCATATGAAAGGCATGCTCATCTGTCTGCTGACG CAACTTTGATGAACTCTGGGACCACTGCGACAGTGGCCCTGCTCCAGGATGGTATTCAGTTGGTTGTGGCAAGTGTGGGAGACAGCCGTGCCCTACTGTGTCGAAAAGGAAAGGCTATGAAACTCACTATTGACCATACGccagaaaggaaggaggagaaggaaag GATTAGGAAGTCTGGTGGCTTCGTTGCCTGGAACAGTTTGGGACAACCACACGTGAATGGTAGACTTGCAATGACGCGGAGCATAGGAGATCTGGATCTTAAGAACAGTGGCGTGATAGCCCAGCCAGAAACAAAAAGGGTTCAG TTGCATCATGCAGATGACAGCTTCCTGGTCCTTACTACAGATGGTATTAACTTCATGGTGAACAGTCAGGAGATCTGTGACTTTATTAATCAGTGCCACGATCCCGCTGAAGCTGCCCATGTTGTTACTGAACAG GCAATGCAATTTGGCACTGAGGACAACAGCACGGTTGTCATAGTGCCTTTTGGAGCATGGGGAAAGTATAAAAACGGCGAGATCAACTTCTCCTTCAGCCGCAGTTTTGCCTCCAGTGGGAGGTGGGCATGA